From Nostoc flagelliforme CCNUN1, a single genomic window includes:
- a CDS encoding beta strand repeat-containing protein, translating into MANSLFNFLNLSDLNGTNGFIINGIASADYSGTSVSNAGDINNDGIDDLIIGAPGASPNGIFLAGQSYVVFGGRNLGSSGSLNLSDLNGTNGFLINGIASDYSGSSVSNAGDINNDGIDDLIIGAYSASPNGISAAGQSYVVFGGRNLGSSGSLNLSDLNGTNGFLINGINRNDESGYSVSNAGDINNDGIDDLIIGAYRAYPNGKYNAGQSYVVFGGANLGSGSSLNLSDLNGTNGFLINGINQSDFSGYSVSNAGDINGDGIDDLIIGAYNADPNGISEAGQSYVVFGGRNLGSSGSLNPSDLNGTNGFLINGIAKYDYSGYSVSNAGDINNDGIDDLIIGAPGADPNGISFAGQSYVVFGGKNIGSGGSLNLSDLNGTNGFLINGIASADYSGTSVSNAGDIDNDGIDDLIIGAYRASSNGKYNNAGQSYVVFGGANLGSGSSLNLSDLNGINGFLINGIAANDSLGKSISNAGDINNDGIDDLIIGALYADSNGKDDAGQSYVVFGGKNIGSGGTIILRGTADADTLIGTIGNNIIDGKADNDTLTGNGSQDQFVIRSGDGNDTITDFGGVGQGYNPSAAVIANADTLQFIGSGLTAQNLQLTSQGNNLEVTFESVASTKVTLQNFKLENLDNVPASKARPALGNILFDGQTRITDSFYVINANSTQTSIFNKNTVTFLNELNNNIAGFDNSDDVINGQGGNDIINGLSGNDLLRGGSGDDILIGAKGNDTLVGGVGADRFLYNTDAAFARSAIGEVAITDFQHYQGDKIVLDKTTFSAITSAAGTGFNNLSDFEVTKKAGTSTAIIVYNPVSGQLLYNPQGNAAGFGSGGLFATLTGAPTLTASDFVLQA; encoded by the coding sequence CTTTATAATTAACGGCATTGCATCCGCTGACTACTCAGGCACCTCAGTCAGCAATGCAGGGGACATCAACAACGATGGCATTGACGACCTGATTATTGGGGCACCAGGTGCCTCCCCCAACGGCATCTTTCTTGCTGGGCAAAGCTATGTAGTATTTGGGGGGAGGAATCTGGGCAGTAGCGGCAGCCTCAACCTCTCTGATTTGAATGGCACTAATGGCTTTTTAATTAACGGCATTGCATCTGACTATTCAGGCTCCTCAGTCAGTAATGCAGGGGACATCAACAACGATGGCATTGACGACCTGATTATTGGGGCATATAGTGCCTCCCCCAACGGCATCTCTGCGGCTGGGCAAAGCTATGTAGTATTTGGGGGGAGGAATTTGGGCAGTAGCGGCAGCCTCAACCTCTCTGATTTGAATGGCACTAATGGCTTTTTAATTAACGGCATTAATAGGAATGACGAATCAGGCTACTCAGTCAGCAATGCAGGGGACATCAACAACGATGGCATTGACGACCTGATTATTGGGGCATATCGTGCCTACCCCAACGGCAAATATAATGCTGGGCAAAGCTATGTAGTGTTTGGGGGGGCAAATCTTGGTAGTGGCAGCAGCCTCAACCTCTCTGATTTGAATGGCACTAATGGCTTTTTAATTAACGGCATTAATCAAAGTGACTTCTCAGGCTACTCAGTCAGCAATGCAGGGGACATCAACGGTGATGGCATTGACGACCTGATTATTGGGGCATATAATGCCGACCCCAACGGCATCTCTGAAGCTGGGCAAAGCTATGTAGTATTTGGGGGGAGGAATCTGGGCAGTAGCGGCAGCCTCAACCCCTCTGATTTGAATGGCACTAATGGCTTTTTAATTAACGGCATTGCAAAATATGACTATTCAGGCTACTCAGTCAGCAATGCAGGGGACATCAACAACGATGGCATTGACGACCTGATTATTGGGGCACCAGGTGCCGACCCCAACGGCATCTCTTTTGCTGGGCAAAGCTATGTAGTGTTTGGGGGGAAGAACATCGGCAGTGGCGGCAGCCTCAACCTCTCTGATTTGAATGGCACTAATGGCTTTTTAATTAACGGCATTGCATCCGCTGACTACTCAGGCACCTCAGTCAGCAATGCAGGGGATATCGACAACGATGGCATTGACGACCTGATTATTGGGGCATATCGTGCCTCCTCCAACGGCAAATATAATAATGCTGGGCAAAGCTATGTAGTGTTTGGGGGGGCAAATCTTGGCAGTGGCAGCAGCCTCAACCTCTCTGATTTGAATGGCATTAATGGCTTTTTAATTAACGGCATTGCAGCAAATGACTCTTTAGGCAAGTCAATCAGCAATGCAGGGGATATCAACAACGATGGCATTGACGACCTGATTATTGGGGCACTATATGCCGACTCCAACGGCAAAGATGATGCTGGGCAAAGCTATGTAGTGTTTGGGGGGAAGAACATCGGCAGTGGCGGCACGATTATCCTAAGGGGAACTGCTGATGCAGACACTCTCATCGGTACAATTGGGAACAACATCATTGACGGCAAAGCTGATAACGATACCCTGACAGGTAACGGCAGTCAAGATCAGTTTGTGATTCGCTCTGGCGATGGCAATGACACCATCACCGATTTTGGTGGCGTTGGTCAGGGCTACAACCCATCGGCGGCCGTGATTGCCAATGCTGACACCTTGCAATTTATCGGTTCGGGTTTGACTGCCCAAAATCTGCAATTAACTTCTCAGGGTAACAACTTAGAAGTTACCTTTGAAAGTGTGGCTTCTACCAAAGTCACTCTGCAAAACTTTAAATTAGAAAACCTCGATAACGTACCCGCTTCTAAAGCAAGACCTGCACTCGGCAATATCTTGTTTGATGGGCAAACCAGGATCACCGACAGTTTTTATGTGATTAATGCTAACTCGACTCAAACTAGCATTTTCAACAAAAACACCGTCACCTTCCTCAATGAATTAAACAATAACATCGCAGGTTTTGACAACTCAGATGATGTGATTAATGGTCAAGGAGGTAATGACATAATTAATGGTTTAAGTGGCAATGACCTGTTGCGGGGCGGGTCAGGCGATGATATTCTCATCGGTGCCAAAGGCAATGATACTCTTGTGGGTGGTGTAGGTGCTGACAGATTCCTTTACAACACCGATGCTGCTTTTGCCCGAAGTGCTATTGGTGAAGTTGCCATTACTGACTTCCAACACTACCAAGGTGACAAGATTGTACTGGATAAAACTACTTTTAGTGCCATTACCTCTGCTGCGGGAACAGGTTTTAATAACTTGAGTGATTTTGAAGTGACTAAGAAAGCGGGGACTAGCACGGCGATAATTGTTTACAATCCCGTGAGTGGGCAGTTGTTGTACAACCCTCAGGGCAACGCAGCTGGTTTTGGCAGTGGTGGTCTATTTGCAACTCTAACTGGTGCGCCAACTCTGACGGCATCAGATTTTGTCTTGCAAGCATAA
- a CDS encoding DUF4334 domain-containing protein, giving the protein METLENYQLILKTGKTTTEKALKLFDTLEPVNLGFMFGRWQGSGLHTNHPMDGLLEISNWYGKEFIDSENVHPLLFLNGQEKIFQVAPNPTLMNWVLKLPIPKNNSLRPLLISINSLLKTDKSQARLRMMEYRGKVTATMIYDYLPINDSFRKVDENTVLGIMDYKNIPQPFFFILKRCL; this is encoded by the coding sequence ATGGAAACGTTAGAAAATTATCAGTTGATACTGAAAACGGGTAAAACTACGACAGAAAAAGCTTTAAAATTGTTTGACACCCTTGAACCCGTAAATTTAGGCTTTATGTTTGGTCGTTGGCAAGGGTCTGGACTGCATACAAATCATCCAATGGATGGGTTATTGGAAATTTCCAATTGGTATGGAAAGGAATTTATAGATTCTGAAAATGTTCATCCGTTATTATTTTTAAATGGTCAGGAAAAAATTTTCCAGGTTGCGCCTAACCCCACTTTAATGAACTGGGTTTTAAAATTGCCGATCCCCAAAAATAATTCTCTCAGACCATTGCTGATCTCAATTAATTCTTTACTGAAAACCGATAAAAGTCAAGCCAGACTGCGGATGATGGAGTATAGAGGAAAAGTGACTGCTACAATGATTTATGATTATTTGCCAATCAATGATTCTTTCAGAAAAGTAGATGAAAATACTGTGTTAGGAATTATGGATTATAAAAACATACCTCAACCTTTCTTTTTTATTCTCAAGCGATGCCTTTAG
- a CDS encoding helix-turn-helix domain-containing protein, with product MAKEVVLVDISYISRFAWNEQMAKRLREMRGKMSREALATKTGFSRSFIHNLEWGNAANRPESIDKEDAIAICKALEIPIWELYPALALDVENLQKICSSLLTNVNIT from the coding sequence ATGGCTAAAGAGGTAGTGCTAGTGGACATATCTTACATATCTCGCTTTGCGTGGAATGAACAAATGGCAAAGCGCCTAAGAGAGATGCGTGGGAAAATGAGCCGTGAAGCACTGGCAACAAAAACAGGGTTTAGCAGGTCTTTCATCCACAATCTTGAATGGGGAAATGCAGCGAACAGACCAGAGTCAATTGACAAAGAAGATGCAATTGCCATCTGTAAAGCACTGGAAATACCTATTTGGGAGTTGTATCCGGCACTTGCGTTAGATGTCGAGAATCTTCAAAAAATTTGTTCTAGCCTCTTGACTAATGTCAACATCACGTAG
- a CDS encoding helix-turn-helix domain-containing protein: MGLTLMRVTFSKEFPGLGEKIKALRKASTKSVTELAASAGISANHWSRIEREKVQDLPIETLRGIEKALGTELGVEVEV; this comes from the coding sequence GTGGGATTAACATTAATGCGTGTGACGTTTAGTAAGGAGTTTCCTGGATTAGGAGAAAAGATTAAAGCTCTTAGAAAAGCTTCAACCAAATCTGTAACTGAGTTAGCTGCATCAGCCGGAATTAGTGCTAATCACTGGAGCCGAATTGAACGCGAGAAAGTTCAGGATCTGCCCATAGAGACATTGCGGGGTATAGAGAAAGCGCTAGGAACAGAGTTAGGGGTCGAAGTAGAAGTTTAA
- a CDS encoding BRO family protein codes for MSNLVNFNGSSNSSLFDGIRHVADSGEEYWLARELMALLGYKKWERFVDAIDRAKIGCQNTGVSVQNHFTNAGLYTRVLPNDYRLSRYACYLVAMNGDPRKPEIAAAQSYFAVKTHEAETRASYQPKSTVAHEAAQLALLVGEFAGLEKSLTAQLAINAATKVNPALKPAADELKSAIAITNVSDDAYLRPTDIGEKVGMSAVAVNNWLVHAGLQYRTDDRKIPYRPTESGKQWGRMVAAIAKGSNQTVFQLRWLTSITQLFNERN; via the coding sequence ATGTCTAACTTAGTCAATTTCAACGGGTCAAGCAACAGTAGTCTTTTCGATGGCATTCGTCACGTTGCTGACTCTGGAGAAGAATATTGGTTGGCAAGAGAGTTAATGGCATTACTCGGCTACAAAAAGTGGGAACGCTTTGTAGATGCCATTGATCGTGCCAAAATTGGTTGTCAAAATACTGGAGTCTCAGTACAAAATCACTTTACCAACGCTGGGCTTTATACCAGAGTTTTACCCAACGACTATCGTCTTTCCCGCTATGCTTGTTATTTGGTAGCAATGAATGGTGACCCACGTAAGCCAGAGATAGCAGCAGCCCAGAGTTACTTTGCTGTTAAAACCCACGAAGCAGAAACCCGCGCATCATACCAGCCAAAATCAACCGTCGCTCATGAAGCTGCACAATTAGCCCTGTTGGTGGGAGAATTCGCCGGGTTAGAGAAATCCCTCACTGCACAGTTAGCAATCAACGCCGCTACCAAAGTTAACCCTGCACTTAAGCCAGCTGCGGATGAACTCAAGTCAGCGATCGCAATTACTAATGTCAGCGATGACGCATATCTCAGACCGACTGATATTGGCGAGAAAGTTGGAATGAGTGCAGTAGCCGTGAATAACTGGCTGGTTCATGCTGGCTTGCAATATAGAACTGATGATCGGAAAATCCCATATCGTCCAACTGAGTCAGGTAAGCAATGGGGGCGGATGGTTGCAGCGATCGCCAAAGGCTCAAACCAGACTGTTTTTCAACTGCGTTGGCTGACAAGCATTACGCAATTGTTTAACGAACGCAACTGA
- a CDS encoding VVA0879 family protein: MNKEQWLTLGETLFGQDTMQWKFKCPCCGHIASVQDYKKAGAPSSAAGFSCVGRWMPVCKEAFDNKDKRKIPCNYAGGGLIQINPVDVDGIKVFEFGV, translated from the coding sequence ATGAATAAAGAACAGTGGCTAACTCTTGGAGAAACACTATTTGGACAAGACACAATGCAATGGAAGTTTAAGTGTCCATGTTGCGGTCACATTGCTTCTGTCCAAGATTACAAAAAAGCTGGCGCTCCATCTTCTGCCGCAGGATTTTCTTGTGTAGGACGATGGATGCCAGTTTGTAAAGAGGCTTTCGATAATAAGGATAAGCGCAAGATTCCTTGTAATTACGCTGGCGGCGGATTAATTCAAATTAATCCCGTTGATGTTGATGGAATTAAAGTTTTTGAATTCGGAGTTTAA
- a CDS encoding alpha-ketoglutarate-dependent dioxygenase AlkB family protein, which translates to MQQLTLFPESAPTLPVNYYPEFLNKEEADELYQHCQELQWKQNQIRILGKTMPVPRLECIYGDEGCDYLYSKSVLLKPLPWTSSLAQLRDRISAATGYSFRIVIGNQYRSGQHSIGWHNDSEASMGFNPAIASISLGSVRKFQIKPIGGKPIDFWLEHGSLLVMLPGCQSTHLHQVPKTNKVVSTRINLTFRPHIGGRK; encoded by the coding sequence ATGCAACAACTAACTTTGTTTCCCGAATCTGCTCCTACTTTACCAGTCAACTATTATCCAGAATTTCTGAACAAGGAAGAAGCCGACGAACTCTATCAACATTGCCAAGAACTGCAATGGAAACAAAATCAAATCAGGATACTGGGTAAAACGATGCCTGTGCCTCGTTTGGAATGTATTTACGGGGATGAGGGCTGTGATTACCTTTACTCCAAGAGTGTACTACTTAAACCACTGCCTTGGACTTCATCGCTAGCCCAACTGCGAGATAGGATTAGTGCTGCTACTGGCTACAGCTTCCGCATTGTCATCGGCAATCAGTATAGAAGTGGACAGCATTCTATCGGCTGGCACAACGACAGTGAAGCTTCAATGGGATTTAACCCAGCCATCGCATCAATCAGTTTAGGTTCGGTGAGGAAATTCCAAATCAAGCCCATCGGGGGTAAGCCGATTGACTTTTGGCTGGAGCATGGGAGTCTGCTGGTGATGCTCCCGGGTTGTCAATCAACACATCTGCATCAAGTTCCGAAGACCAATAAGGTCGTTAGTACACGGATTAATCTAACTTTTCGACCGCACATAGGGGGCAGGAAATGA
- the dnaB gene encoding replicative DNA helicase, with product MTQDKSNFTSQQDRLPPQSIEAEEVILGGIMLDPSAMSRISDRLSADAFYINAHKDIYQAALRLYSQGLPTDLLCITNWLSDNGLLSRIGGRNKLASLVDRTVSAVNIDALADLVMEKYQRRQLILAGTEIVQLGYATETDLPVILDEAEQKVYSITSEHSASDLVHISHALADTFTEIEARHAGTGSPALPSGFYDLDSILGGGFRKGRLYVLAARPSVGKSALAGNLALNVAKTGKMPICVFSLEMSTDEYVQRFLSSESGIENNFLETGNVSDSQWQPLSVAIATLSEQQIFINDESCPSLNQIRSQVRRISSHYGGVGLVIIDYLQLMALDTDSRVNMAQRVGEISRGLKRLAKDLDVPVLALSQLNREVEHRNDKRPVLSDLKDSGAVEQDSDVVIMLYRSEMYNPDTPDRGIAELVIRKQRNGPTGTVKLLFDHQFTRFKNLSRGRSF from the coding sequence ATGACACAAGACAAATCAAACTTCACGTCGCAACAAGACCGCTTACCCCCACAAAGCATTGAGGCTGAAGAAGTGATACTCGGTGGCATCATGCTCGACCCAAGTGCCATGAGCCGAATCAGCGATCGTCTGAGTGCAGATGCTTTTTACATCAATGCCCACAAAGACATTTATCAAGCAGCCCTACGACTGTACAGCCAAGGATTACCAACGGATTTGCTTTGCATCACCAACTGGTTGTCTGATAATGGTTTATTGTCCCGTATCGGTGGACGCAATAAACTGGCCAGTCTGGTTGACCGTACTGTGTCAGCTGTGAACATCGATGCTTTAGCTGACTTGGTAATGGAAAAATACCAAAGGCGGCAGTTAATCCTTGCTGGCACTGAGATTGTTCAACTCGGCTATGCCACCGAAACTGATTTACCTGTAATTCTCGACGAAGCCGAACAAAAAGTCTATAGCATTACGTCTGAGCATTCTGCTTCTGACCTGGTTCATATTTCTCATGCCCTAGCCGACACTTTTACCGAAATTGAAGCGCGTCATGCTGGTACAGGCTCACCAGCACTACCTAGTGGATTTTATGACCTGGACAGTATACTCGGCGGTGGTTTTCGCAAAGGACGGTTGTATGTACTGGCTGCTCGTCCTTCTGTTGGTAAATCCGCTTTGGCTGGTAATCTCGCTCTTAATGTTGCCAAAACTGGGAAGATGCCTATCTGCGTTTTCAGCTTAGAAATGTCTACTGATGAGTATGTACAGCGATTTTTAAGCAGTGAATCTGGCATTGAAAATAACTTCTTGGAAACTGGGAATGTCTCTGACAGCCAGTGGCAACCTTTGAGCGTGGCGATCGCTACGTTAAGCGAACAACAGATTTTCATCAACGACGAATCTTGCCCTTCTCTTAATCAAATCCGTAGCCAAGTCCGCCGAATTTCATCCCATTACGGTGGTGTTGGGCTTGTGATCATTGACTACTTACAACTTATGGCTCTTGATACTGATTCACGGGTGAACATGGCTCAACGAGTCGGTGAAATCAGCCGGGGATTAAAAAGATTAGCCAAAGATTTGGATGTGCCTGTACTGGCTTTGTCCCAACTCAACCGCGAAGTTGAACACCGTAACGATAAACGCCCTGTACTAAGTGATTTAAAAGACAGTGGTGCTGTTGAGCAAGACAGTGATGTTGTGATCATGCTTTACCGCTCAGAAATGTACAACCCCGATACCCCAGATCGTGGCATTGCTGAGTTAGTCATTCGCAAGCAACGCAATGGCCCCACTGGTACAGTCAAGCTTTTGTTTGACCATCAGTTTACCAGATTCAAGAATTTATCTCGTGGTCGTAGTTTTTAA
- a CDS encoding ASCH domain-containing protein: MKALSVRQPWAWAIIYALKNVENRGWPINYRGDILIHAAKTCTKKEYQAAKEFCQSMGVVIPELISLRRGQVIGIVTIVDCKFSQVASGWGMPLQYHWKLENPREITPIPYIGQLGIFEVPDDLVMEVAA, from the coding sequence ATGAAAGCGCTATCTGTTCGTCAGCCTTGGGCATGGGCAATAATTTATGCTCTCAAGAATGTTGAAAATCGTGGTTGGCCTATCAATTATCGCGGCGACATTCTGATTCACGCCGCCAAAACCTGTACCAAAAAAGAGTACCAGGCAGCGAAAGAATTCTGTCAAAGCATGGGGGTAGTAATCCCAGAGTTAATCTCTCTCCGTCGTGGTCAAGTTATTGGCATTGTCACAATAGTTGATTGCAAGTTTTCACAAGTTGCATCTGGTTGGGGGATGCCTCTTCAGTACCATTGGAAGCTGGAAAATCCACGCGAGATTACACCGATTCCTTACATTGGACAACTGGGAATTTTTGAAGTACCCGATGATTTGGTCATGGAGGTGGCTGCATGA
- a CDS encoding DNA cytosine methyltransferase, translating into MAEAIRQLQPRVFTLENVPRYSNSQSFSIILSALELEGYSVTYSVVNMADFGLPQARRRLVLVASRGFHVALPLGTAPCGWYGAIAHLIPTMPDSHLLPKQQQALEKFLAGNAPTPLLIERVGGRKLPKYKPGSQPANTILRSHFTDHKGCHAR; encoded by the coding sequence GTGGCAGAAGCCATCCGACAGTTGCAGCCACGGGTGTTTACTCTCGAAAATGTCCCACGCTATAGCAATAGTCAGAGTTTCAGCATCATTCTGTCAGCTTTGGAACTTGAGGGGTACTCGGTTACTTACAGCGTGGTGAATATGGCTGACTTTGGGTTGCCCCAGGCGCGGCGGCGGTTAGTTCTGGTTGCAAGTAGGGGGTTTCATGTTGCCTTACCTTTAGGGACTGCACCTTGCGGTTGGTATGGAGCGATCGCGCATCTCATCCCCACAATGCCTGATTCACATTTGCTACCTAAACAGCAACAAGCTTTGGAGAAATTTTTAGCCGGGAATGCGCCAACACCACTGTTGATTGAACGGGTTGGGGGACGCAAGTTACCCAAGTATAAGCCAGGGTCGCAGCCCGCTAATACCATTCTGCGATCCCACTTCACAGATCACAAAGGTTGCCACGCTAGGTAA
- a CDS encoding 2OG-Fe(II) oxygenase family protein translates to MLEYFYSSDPSPHIYFPQLLPPEIYKKVKFPTLEARPNGRIGLDLFEGDQGYNEAVASDGFKEIYNLFSSAQFVKWILSIFEQDLIRYGCGIRNQEAELISYLETRERFSTVKTSLDENSSDNLLFTRFDFQAANDNYERPVHVDFPRRVTGGVLFFSDAEQEKIEGGQFTLYRDLLFGDDRKCHLPIPVKSFPIKENTGILFLNCNTSFHGATKIKSIQGTRRWIYYSISSRNVVWEAHEPNPFLNLFYKGLSVKQQLKGRINALGTGK, encoded by the coding sequence ATGCTCGAATATTTCTATAGCTCTGACCCCAGCCCACACATATACTTTCCGCAACTGCTTCCCCCGGAGATTTATAAAAAAGTAAAATTTCCCACCCTTGAAGCTAGACCGAACGGAAGGATTGGTCTCGATTTATTTGAAGGCGACCAAGGATACAATGAAGCTGTAGCTTCCGATGGTTTCAAGGAAATTTATAATTTGTTCAGCAGTGCTCAGTTCGTGAAGTGGATACTCTCAATATTTGAGCAAGACTTGATTCGCTACGGTTGTGGCATTAGGAATCAAGAGGCTGAATTAATCTCCTATCTCGAAACGCGTGAGCGGTTTAGTACTGTAAAAACCTCGTTAGATGAAAATAGTAGTGACAATTTGCTATTTACACGCTTTGATTTCCAAGCAGCTAATGACAATTATGAGCGACCCGTACATGTTGATTTTCCAAGACGGGTGACTGGCGGCGTACTATTCTTTTCTGACGCTGAACAGGAGAAGATCGAAGGCGGCCAGTTCACACTCTACCGAGATTTACTATTTGGCGATGATCGTAAGTGTCATTTGCCGATTCCTGTTAAATCATTTCCCATCAAAGAAAACACTGGTATTTTATTCTTAAATTGCAACACGAGCTTTCATGGAGCGACTAAAATCAAATCGATTCAGGGAACTCGCAGATGGATATATTACTCAATTTCCAGCCGTAATGTAGTTTGGGAAGCTCATGAACCAAATCCTTTTCTCAATTTATTTTATAAAGGATTGAGCGTAAAACAACAGTTGAAAGGGCGTATCAACGCTTTGGGCACAGGAAAGTGA